The genomic window TGATGACTGTGCCATTGCAATAGAGTTATCGCCCCGCAATGTCAAAATTCCTTGAGTGGGTAAATCACCATAAACACGTAATAGTTTCGTGTCACCTTGGGAGTGGTATTCTACCCGCAGGTTGAGTGCGCCTGCACTAGTTAACCAGAGTCTTTCTACTACTGGCTTGCTTGGTGATACTGGTAGAGTGAGATTATCTAACAGTTGTTGGGCTGCCATCAGAGAAATCGCCATTTGTTGTTGAGACCCCAAATCTGAGTAATCACTCTCGATATTAGGAGTTGTCTCTAAAGTTTCTGGCGATCGATAGCTGCTGCGTAACACCAAACCAGCAAGATTGTTGATTGTGTGGGATTCGCTGGGGAATAAGCCTTCCACCACTTGCACTAATTTTGCCCCTATTGGTAGCGAAGATGTCACCATCTGTTGACATTTTGCTAATAATTCTTGGAATACTTTCTCTGGTAGGGGGATAGGTAAATTCAGCTTTGATTGCTGCGCCATCCACCCCCAGTTAGGGCTAAATACTAGTGATGGCTCATCCAGAGTATCTGGATAGTCTACTATTTGTGTTTCCCAGGGAAACAAGGGTGGGTGGTTTTCGGTGTGAATTTGTAACCGACGCTTGATGACGGCTTGAAAACGTTCTTGCACAGTAGGAATTTCTCCCAATAAAAAGGTTTGGGGTATACTTCCCAACTTTAGCTCACCACTATTTTTAGTGGCAGTTTGGCTGAGAAGGTGATCTCCCTTATCGGTATCCTCACAGTTTTCCCTATGGTTTTCTGGTTGATTGATACTTGCCAGAAAACCGAGTAGGTACTTTTGAAAGGATTCTGAGTCTCTATTCATGAGTAGATGCACTAGATCCGGATACTAAGGAATTACGAATTTCCCAAGCTTGTTCTAAAATTTTAAACCACCGTTTTTGTAGTTGTGCCATTGATAACCCTAAAGCTTTAGCAATTTTGTCATCGGGTTGTCCTTGTTGTTTCAAGTCTAGTAAAGCCCTTTGTTTCTCGTCTAATTGGGCTGTGTAGGCTTCCCACTGCTGAGGAGTTAAGCCTAAATTAGTATGTAAAGAAGCCTCTAACCATTCGTGTACTAGTTCCCATTTATGTAATAAAGCGAACCTAATTAAATGATACTTAAAGCGTTGTTGTAAGTAATCTCGCTGACGAGGAGTTAAACCTAAAACATTTTCAATTTCCTGGGCTGACATATCTTGGAGGCGCAGGGAAAAATAATCAGCACAGTCAGATTGATCACGTTGCTCCAAATAACTCATTAATTCCGTAACGACAACGGAGCGGAGTGTATCTTCTTCTGGTTCGGGTGCTGCTTGGGTAGCCATAGCTGAACGCAACTGCTGTACAGCAGGTTCTTCCCAAGTACCATCACCTTCATTGCTGCTACCTTCTGCTGCTTGTTCGATATCAACGATCGCTTCTGGGGGCTGCTGTTGAGAAAAAGTTTGAGCGCGGAGAATAATTAACTGCTGTTGACGACCAGGGAGGGGAAT from Nostoc sp. UHCC 0870 includes these protein-coding regions:
- a CDS encoding PatU, with product MNRDSESFQKYLLGFLASINQPENHRENCEDTDKGDHLLSQTATKNSGELKLGSIPQTFLLGEIPTVQERFQAVIKRRLQIHTENHPPLFPWETQIVDYPDTLDEPSLVFSPNWGWMAQQSKLNLPIPLPEKVFQELLAKCQQMVTSSLPIGAKLVQVVEGLFPSESHTINNLAGLVLRSSYRSPETLETTPNIESDYSDLGSQQQMAISLMAAQQLLDNLTLPVSPSKPVVERLWLTSAGALNLRVEYHSQGDTKLLRVYGDLPTQGILTLRGDNSIAMAQSSIPGCLSVEISCQQLHPTYTLEVECPELDQLPLLFVINPTI
- the hetZ gene encoding heterocyst differentiation protein HetZ; its protein translation is MNSAATATIPTAPTAPTAPTTNTFGENTNGEEVIFQLAYKELKQFTKASDKNCHDVANRITIEVYRICHESKRIQASGAVENSAMTLAKHRLQQCLRYYQLGSSRGRVELHSTLSAIIYRYINPPQRQLSYQGRLTIIEDFLQSFYLEALNAFRRENQLGPTYRPQTLLELSEYMAFTERYGKRRIPLPGRQQQLIILRAQTFSQQQPPEAIVDIEQAAEGSSNEGDGTWEEPAVQQLRSAMATQAAPEPEEDTLRSVVVTELMSYLEQRDQSDCADYFSLRLQDMSAQEIENVLGLTPRQRDYLQQRFKYHLIRFALLHKWELVHEWLEASLHTNLGLTPQQWEAYTAQLDEKQRALLDLKQQGQPDDKIAKALGLSMAQLQKRWFKILEQAWEIRNSLVSGSSASTHE